In Morganella morganii, the following are encoded in one genomic region:
- the glpE gene encoding thiosulfate sulfurtransferase GlpE has translation MEQIRLITPDTAYELWQQNGAVLVDIRDPQSFRAGHTDGAFHLTNDTVNTFMDQTDYEQPVMVMCYHGHSSQGAAQYLLNVGYETVYSINGGFEAWLRNYPDTVRSLA, from the coding sequence ATGGAACAAATCCGCTTAATCACACCGGATACGGCGTATGAACTCTGGCAGCAGAACGGGGCTGTCCTGGTTGATATCCGTGATCCGCAAAGCTTCCGTGCCGGTCATACTGACGGCGCATTTCACCTGACAAACGACACCGTGAATACCTTCATGGATCAGACAGATTATGAGCAGCCGGTTATGGTCATGTGTTACCATGGGCACAGCAGTCAGGGCGCGGCTCAGTATCTGCTTAATGTCGGCTATGAAACGGTATACAGCATCAACGGCGGCTTTGAGGCCTGGTTGCGCAATTACCCGGACACAGTCAGGTCACTTGCTTAA
- a CDS encoding LysE family translocator: MPDLTSLLGFALVALGMVLTPGPNMIYLISRSLCQGKRAGYISLAGVGLAFIFYMLSAAFGITALFFAVPYAYDALRIAGALYLLWLAWQSVKPGGRSAFSVRDLPEDKPKKLFTMGFLTSLANPKVAVMYLSLLPQFIVPGHGSVLVQSLALGTIQIMISLTVNGLIILMAGSVAVFMTGRPFWQVVQRWLMGTVLAGLAVRMALESRR; encoded by the coding sequence ATGCCTGATTTGACGTCATTGCTCGGATTTGCCCTGGTTGCACTGGGAATGGTATTAACGCCCGGCCCTAATATGATTTATCTGATCTCCCGCTCACTCTGTCAGGGAAAGCGGGCCGGATATATTTCTCTTGCCGGTGTCGGCCTGGCATTTATTTTTTATATGCTCAGTGCGGCATTTGGTATCACCGCGCTCTTTTTTGCTGTTCCTTATGCCTATGATGCTTTGCGTATTGCGGGGGCATTGTATCTGCTCTGGCTGGCGTGGCAGTCGGTCAAACCGGGCGGACGCTCTGCATTTTCGGTGCGGGATTTACCGGAAGATAAGCCGAAAAAATTGTTCACCATGGGGTTTCTGACCAGCCTGGCGAACCCGAAAGTGGCGGTGATGTATTTATCGCTGCTGCCGCAGTTTATTGTGCCGGGGCACGGCAGTGTGCTGGTACAGTCTCTGGCGCTCGGAACAATACAGATTATGATCAGCCTGACAGTTAACGGACTGATTATTCTGATGGCGGGCTCGGTGGCTGTCTTTATGACGGGCCGTCCGTTCTGGCAGGTGGTGCAGCGCTGGCTGATGGGGACTGTGCTGGCCGGGCTGGCTGTCCGGATGGCGCTGGAATCCCGGCGCTGA
- the glpG gene encoding rhomboid family intramembrane serine protease GlpG has protein sequence MVYLITIANPRIAQSFIDYMAARDIELTMRATREGRGAELWLDDESKLAQTQAELETFMRDPMNKRYLAASWESGETDSPFRYPASHAFSNLVTPAGPLTITITVLCALVFLWMQISGTDAVMDYLAWPQPDQQGELWRWISPVFLHFGLTHILMNLALWWYLGGQVEKQLGSGRLLVITLISALVSCWSQSFFSGSSFGGLSGVVFALIAYVWYTGARNPSAGIYLPAAMMVFSVLWLVIGYFDLFGTMPIANMAHASGLATGLLMAVWDNRRRTA, from the coding sequence ATGGTTTATCTGATCACCATCGCCAACCCGCGGATTGCCCAGTCATTTATTGATTATATGGCCGCCCGGGATATTGAGCTCACTATGCGTGCCACCCGCGAAGGGCGCGGCGCGGAATTGTGGCTCGACGACGAAAGCAAACTGGCACAGACACAGGCTGAGCTGGAAACCTTTATGCGTGATCCGATGAATAAACGCTATCTCGCCGCCAGCTGGGAATCCGGTGAAACCGATTCCCCGTTCCGCTACCCGGCCTCTCATGCCTTCAGTAACCTGGTGACCCCGGCCGGGCCGCTGACCATCACCATTACCGTACTGTGCGCACTGGTTTTTCTGTGGATGCAGATAAGCGGCACTGACGCGGTGATGGACTATCTGGCCTGGCCGCAGCCTGACCAGCAGGGTGAACTGTGGCGGTGGATAAGCCCGGTGTTCCTGCATTTCGGCCTGACCCATATTCTGATGAACCTGGCGCTGTGGTGGTATCTCGGCGGTCAGGTGGAAAAACAGCTCGGCAGCGGACGGCTGCTGGTGATCACCCTGATTTCTGCCCTGGTCAGTTGCTGGTCGCAATCCTTTTTCAGCGGCTCATCCTTCGGCGGCCTGTCCGGCGTGGTTTTCGCGCTGATCGCTTATGTCTGGTATACCGGTGCGCGCAATCCGTCCGCCGGTATTTATCTGCCCGCCGCCATGATGGTATTTTCGGTATTATGGCTGGTTATCGGTTACTTTGATTTATTTGGTACAATGCCGATTGCAAACATGGCCCATGCATCCGGTCTCGCGACCGGCCTGCTGATGGCGGTATGGGATAACCGCCGCCGGACGGCCTGA
- the nfuA gene encoding Fe-S biogenesis protein NfuA, with amino-acid sequence MITITDAAQAHFSKLLANQEPGTQIRVFVINPGTPNAECGVSYCPPDAVEATDTALPFEQLTAYVDELSAPFLDEAVIDFVTDQLGSQLTLKAPNAKMRKVADDAPLIERVEYVLQSQINPQLAGHGGRVSLMEITDEGYAILQFGGGCNGCSMVDVTLKEGIEKELLNMFAGELKGVKDLTEHQRGEHSYY; translated from the coding sequence ATGATTACTATTACTGACGCTGCGCAGGCACATTTTTCCAAACTGCTTGCCAACCAGGAACCCGGCACACAAATCCGTGTTTTTGTTATTAACCCGGGCACTCCCAACGCGGAATGCGGAGTCTCTTATTGTCCGCCTGATGCTGTGGAAGCGACCGATACCGCGCTGCCGTTTGAGCAGCTGACCGCCTATGTTGATGAACTGAGCGCACCGTTCCTTGACGAAGCCGTGATCGACTTCGTGACCGATCAGCTCGGCTCTCAGCTCACCTTAAAAGCCCCGAACGCCAAAATGCGTAAAGTGGCGGATGATGCCCCGCTGATCGAGCGTGTCGAGTACGTTCTGCAATCTCAGATCAACCCGCAGCTGGCCGGGCACGGCGGCCGTGTTTCCCTGATGGAAATCACGGACGAAGGCTATGCCATCCTCCAGTTCGGCGGCGGCTGTAACGGCTGCTCCATGGTGGATGTCACCCTGAAAGAAGGGATCGAAAAAGAGTTACTGAATATGTTTGCCGGTGAACTGAAAGGCGTTAAAGACCTGACTGAACATCAGCGCGGCGAACACTCTTATTACTGA
- the glpD gene encoding glycerol-3-phosphate dehydrogenase — translation METKDLIVIGGGINGAGIAADAAGRGLSVLMLEARDLACATSSASSKLIHGGLRYLEHYEFRLVSEALAEREVLLKMAPHIAFPMRFRLPHQPHLRPAWMIRAGLFLYDHLGKRTTLPGSRGLTFSSASPLKAEFKKGFEYSDCWVDDARLVVLNAQEVVRQGGEVRTRTKVTRAWRENGLWQVEAENALTGETLRWQAKGLVNAAGPWVKTFFDDGLQLKSPYGIRLIKGSHIVVPRAHDEPQAYILQNEDHRIVFVIPWMDEFSIIGTTDVEYHGDPADVKIDDNEINYLLDVYNDHFRKTLTRDDIRWTYSGVRPLCDDESDSPQAITRDYTLDLHDDNGQAPLLSVFGGKLTTYRKLGEHALDKLAAYYPHAGKAWTKQAVLTGGELNGRSRDDYARVLTERWSWLPNGLALRLARTYGSQTEKIIGTAQSLSDLGQLFGHNLYESELRYLVQHEWVITAEDALWRRTKLGMWLTQEEQLQVEQWLRREEQ, via the coding sequence ATGGAAACGAAAGATTTGATCGTTATCGGGGGCGGAATCAACGGTGCAGGCATTGCCGCTGATGCCGCCGGACGCGGGCTGTCTGTGCTGATGCTGGAAGCACGGGATCTCGCCTGTGCCACCTCATCGGCCAGCTCAAAACTGATCCACGGCGGATTGCGCTATCTCGAACATTATGAGTTTCGTTTGGTGAGCGAAGCGCTGGCTGAACGCGAAGTATTATTAAAAATGGCCCCGCATATCGCCTTCCCGATGCGTTTCCGCCTGCCGCATCAGCCGCACCTGCGCCCGGCGTGGATGATCCGCGCGGGGCTGTTTCTGTATGACCATCTCGGTAAACGCACCACACTGCCGGGCAGCCGCGGCCTGACCTTCAGCAGCGCCTCTCCGCTGAAAGCAGAATTTAAAAAAGGCTTTGAATATTCCGACTGCTGGGTGGACGATGCCCGCCTGGTGGTGCTGAATGCACAGGAAGTTGTGCGGCAGGGCGGCGAAGTCCGCACACGGACAAAAGTCACCCGCGCATGGCGCGAAAATGGTTTATGGCAGGTGGAAGCAGAAAATGCCCTGACCGGCGAAACCCTGCGCTGGCAGGCAAAAGGGCTGGTCAACGCCGCCGGACCGTGGGTAAAAACCTTCTTTGATGACGGATTACAGCTCAAATCCCCTTATGGTATCCGTCTTATCAAAGGCAGCCATATTGTGGTACCGCGCGCTCACGACGAGCCGCAGGCCTATATCCTGCAAAATGAAGATCACCGCATTGTGTTTGTCATTCCGTGGATGGATGAATTTTCGATTATCGGCACGACCGATGTGGAATATCACGGCGATCCGGCAGACGTTAAAATCGATGATAACGAAATTAATTATCTGCTGGATGTGTATAACGACCACTTCCGCAAAACCCTGACCCGCGATGATATCCGCTGGACATACTCCGGTGTGCGTCCGCTGTGTGATGATGAATCGGACTCGCCACAGGCAATCACCCGCGATTACACGCTTGATTTGCATGATGACAACGGACAGGCGCCGCTGTTGTCCGTCTTCGGCGGCAAACTCACCACTTACCGCAAGCTGGGCGAACACGCGCTGGATAAACTGGCGGCCTACTATCCGCACGCCGGGAAAGCATGGACAAAACAGGCGGTACTGACCGGCGGTGAACTGAACGGCCGGAGCCGTGACGATTATGCCCGAGTGCTGACAGAACGCTGGTCCTGGCTGCCGAACGGACTGGCGCTGCGCCTGGCCCGCACCTACGGCAGTCAGACAGAAAAAATTATCGGTACTGCGCAATCCCTCAGCGACCTCGGGCAGTTATTCGGCCATAACCTGTATGAATCCGAGCTGCGCTATCTGGTACAGCACGAGTGGGTGATCACCGCAGAAGATGCGCTCTGGCGCAGAACCAAACTGGGAATGTGGCTCACACAGGAAGAACAGCTGCAGGTGGAGCAGTGGCTCCGCCGGGAAGAGCAATAA
- a CDS encoding DeoR/GlpR family transcriptional regulator, which yields MKQTQRHDAIVELVSKQGYFSTEELVEHFKVSPQTIRRDLNELAEQNKIHRHHGGAAQPSSSVNAAYHERKSMWSDEKRRIARRVAALIPDGATLFIDIGTTPEAVAHELLEHKNLRIVTNNLNVATLLMAKDDFRLILAGGEVRSRDGGIVGEATLDFISQFRLDFGILGISGIDTDGSLLEFDYHEVRTKRAIIENSRCVMLVTDHSKFGRNAMVNLGNMGLIDCLFTDKRPPESIIKILDEQQVQLEVC from the coding sequence GTGAAACAAACACAGCGTCATGATGCTATCGTTGAGTTAGTCAGTAAACAGGGCTATTTCAGCACAGAAGAGCTGGTCGAGCACTTTAAGGTCAGTCCGCAGACCATCCGCCGTGATCTCAATGAGCTGGCGGAGCAGAATAAAATCCACCGTCACCACGGCGGAGCTGCACAGCCGTCCAGTTCGGTGAATGCCGCCTATCATGAGCGTAAAAGCATGTGGTCGGATGAAAAACGCCGGATTGCCCGCCGTGTCGCGGCGCTGATCCCGGACGGTGCCACACTCTTTATCGATATCGGCACCACACCGGAAGCGGTCGCGCATGAGCTGCTGGAACACAAAAATCTGCGCATCGTCACCAATAACCTCAATGTCGCCACTCTTCTGATGGCGAAAGATGATTTCCGGCTGATCCTGGCCGGTGGTGAAGTCCGTTCCCGTGACGGCGGAATTGTCGGTGAGGCCACGCTCGATTTTATCTCTCAGTTCCGTCTGGATTTCGGGATTCTCGGGATCAGCGGCATTGATACTGACGGCTCCCTGCTGGAATTTGATTATCACGAAGTCCGCACCAAACGGGCGATTATTGAAAACTCCCGCTGTGTGATGCTCGTGACCGACCACTCCAAATTCGGCCGCAACGCCATGGTCAACCTCGGTAATATGGGGCTGATCGATTGCCTGTTTACCGACAAACGCCCGCCGGAAAGCATTATCAAAATCCTGGACGAACAACAGGTGCAGCTCGAAGTCTGCTGA